The window ATGAAGTTTTTCAAATGGTGGATCTTAATAATTTAGAAGACCTAAGGGAAATTGTAAATGAGAGTAATGTCAACATTTTTATAAATGAGCTTGGACAAAATCTTTTACATATAGCAATTACACGAAATTCTCCAGAAGTATTTAACTACCTTTTATATTGTGATATAGATGTAAACAAATTGGATAGGGATGGTAAAACTCCACTACATTACAGTACAGCCTATAATAATTTTGATTTTACAAAGTTATTGTTAGACTCTAAGAAAATTGAAAAAGGTATAAAAGATCAGTACGGTAATAATCCGATGTGGGTTGCTGTTTTTAATTCGCGTGGATACTATGATGTAGTTAAATTATTAATGGAGCATAAAGTTGATGCAACATCTAAAAATAATAATGGTAGATCTGCACTGGATTTTGCAAAACAGATTGAAGACGAAGAATTAATAGAGATTCTTGAATCTTAATTTTATTACCAAAAGTGTAAGGGTAGGGCATTGAATTTCAATGCTCTACTTTTAAAAGTAGTATCAGTTAACTTTGTGACAAATAAATAAAATGCAGAATATTATTGATAAAGCTTATTCTGAAGCGGTAAAAGGATTAGATGAAGAAATATTAAACGACTGTGATGCATGGTATAATTATGTTTTAAAATTACCTAAAACCCAGCAAGTTGTTTATACTATTATTTTATTTAATTGGCAGATTGAAAATGGTGGATTTCATCAATATTTCATCAACTCTTATGGACAATTTTCTTATTTAACTATCAAAAATTTAAAATTGA of the Chryseobacterium aureum genome contains:
- a CDS encoding ankyrin repeat domain-containing protein, with product MNINKNSINEVFQMVDLNNLEDLREIVNESNVNIFINELGQNLLHIAITRNSPEVFNYLLYCDIDVNKLDRDGKTPLHYSTAYNNFDFTKLLLDSKKIEKGIKDQYGNNPMWVAVFNSRGYYDVVKLLMEHKVDATSKNNNGRSALDFAKQIEDEELIEILES
- a CDS encoding DMP19 family protein translates to MQNIIDKAYSEAVKGLDEEILNDCDAWYNYVLKLPKTQQVVYTIILFNWQIENGGFHQYFINSYGQFSYLTIKNLKLIEAPQRADLLDSATHLVNEEYFIEDKFRHLIFNREFSKIVDFDDLLFDQLNELDDKYYDLEQEDIMNLLENYLNN